The stretch of DNA ATAAAGTCACCACTTTCTGTGCACCGCCCACGGTGTGGCGCTTGCTGGCGCAAGAAAATTTAAAAGATTATAAAATGAGCTTGCGTGAAGCCTTAAGCACCGGTGAAACCTTAAACGCCGAAACGATATCCATGGTTCATAAATCTTGGAATTTATTTATTCGTGATGGTTACGGGCAAACTGAAATGCCAATGGTGATTGGCGTTTCTCCCAGTGAAAAAAACAGCTTCGGTACAATGGGAAAAGCTTTGCCGGGCTTCCGGGTGCGTCTTTTGAACAACGATGCCAAAGATTCCGACGCGGGGGAAATCTGTGTGGATATCGAGGAATCCCCATTAAAATTTATTGCCGGCGCCAGCGAAGGTATTGAGTCTTACCATACGGGTGATTTTGCCTATATGGATTACGCCGGGAACTACACCTTTTCGCAAAGGGCGGATGGATTGTTTAAATCCTCTGATTACCGTGTCAGTCCTTTTGAGATTGAGGCCGTTCTTTCTGAGTTCCCCGCGGTTCGTGAAGCTGTTGTCATCCCGAGCTCGGACCCTATCCGGGACTTCGTACCGAAAGCTTTAGTCAGCGTGATAAAAGGCACCGAACCCACCCGCGAATTAGCTTTAGACATCATGAGTTTCACTCGTCAGCGCTTAGCTCCATTTAAGCGTGTGCGCAGAATTGAATTCGTAGAAATTCCTAAAAACACCGCCGGCGAAATCCCTCGCGCAGAGCTGGTCGCTCTGGAAAGGGTCAAACGCTCTACGGGCGAAAAAGGAACTTACGAATTTTGGGAAGAAGACGCAAAAATCAGTTTAGCGGAAACGTGGGCGCAAGAGTTGCCCTAGACTTTGGAAGGTCTGCACGGTGGCTCCGAACACGAACTTCGTATATTTACGAGACGAATGTGAGGAGAAATTGGTAATTGGCGGATGCTTATGAGACGCTTAAGCTTATAAGGGGACGTCATGAACCTGCGGTGCCAAATTTTTTTAAGTGGTCTTTTGTTTTCTTATTCTTTGAGCGCTGCCGCTGATGAAAAAAAATGTTTTGGAATTAGAAATACTCATTCCGTGATCTTTGCTAGCGAAGGTGCAAAGGATGGTTCGCTGGCGATTCGTCGTTCTGTCGATGGTGTTTCAAAAGATGAAATTCTGGATGATACCGGTTACATCAGCGCCCAATTTTTAGTTTCTTCGTTACTACACAAAGAATTTGAAAAGACCACGGTTTTGGTGGCCGAGCGCTCCGAAACAGTTCAACTTTTGCAGTTGCGATTGAAAAAATTTGAAGAAACTCTGAAAAGCTATGGTTTTGGTTCTTCCGCAAAAGCATTTGCTGAAATTAAAAGAATCCAAACGATGTTGAATCGATCCATGGTGGTGAAGGACAGCCTTAAATCGGCGTGGAGAGATTTGGACAATGCCTTGGCGGCTGATGAAATTACAATTATGGCTAAATCTCGTCCGCCAGGAACGTCAAAGTGGAGCGACAAGGAAGAACCATTAAATATTTTCTCCATGCCCGAAATTTTTCCGATTGCGACCTCGACGGCGTGTCCGCACACGGTGGGGGACCTGCAGTTTGGCGACGCTAAACAGGCATCGATTCCCAAAGTCAGTAATGAGAGTGGCGGTCGCCAAAACGATCTTAATTCCTTTATGAAATCCCAACAAAGCAAGTCTGCGCAAGGGACCAACTAGTTATTTCTGTGACGCCCACCATTCCGAATTGCATGCGTCGGATGACCAGCGTATCTCTTTGATTGATGAGAGAATTTTTAAAACAATTGGCGACACTTTTTGGGGTCGGCCGAATCAAAAAAGCTCCAGGAACCTGGGGCACCTTAGCGACAATTCCTTTAGTCATTGGGTTGAATCACCTCGGCCCGTTTTACTACATGTCGGCGGTGGCTTTGCTGCTGGTAGTCGGAACCTTGGCGTGCCATATTTATGAGCAGGACCATGAGGGGCATGATCACAAAGAGATCGTAATCGATGAGGTTTTAGGTTTTCTGATCACGATGGTCTGGTTGCCAATGACATGGCAGGCCATTTTGATTGGCTTTGTCCTATTCAGAGTGCTGGACATCGGTAAGCCTTTATTCATAGGATATTTAGATAAGAAGGTCCAAGGAGGTCTTGGAGTGATGCTGGACGATGTGGCCGCCGGCTTAGTTGCGAGTCTCATCATGCAAGTTCTCTACACTCAAACCAACTGGTTGGGCTCTCAGATCACTGTCATACACTCCGGCTCCGTCGGAGTAAAAAGTCTATCCCTCTTTTTTGCGGGGTTGGTGTAGTGACACGAGATGAGCGTCTTCAAGATCTCATAAGACTTCTTCGCGACCGAAAACTCACCGTGAGTTTTGCGGAAAGTTGTACTGGAGGTGCACTTTCTAGTTTTTTAACAGAGCAGCCCGGCGTTTCAGACATCTTTTTGGGCTCTGTGGTCTCTTACTCTAACGAGGCGAAGATGGATCTTCTGGGGGTCCGTCGAGACACTCTCATGCAAGAGGGTGCGGTGAGCGAGTCAGTCGCTCGTCAAATGGCGCACGGAGTGCGTCGACAGCTTAAAACAGAATGGTCTGTGGCAATCACGGGGATTGCAGGTCCGAGTGGCGGAACAGCTACGAAGCCTGTGGGCACTGTATGCATTGCCATCACTGGTCCGAGCTTTGAAGATTCGCGAAAAGAATTATTTTCGGGAAATCGCAAAGACATCCAGATGGCTTCCGTAGACTATGCTGTTCAGTGGCTGTGTGAAGTTCTCGACAAGAAATAGAATCGGCCCCGGCCGGAAATTTAACACTACAGATTCACAACAGGTGTTGTGAGAGAGGGATACAGATGGCAAACGCTACTGTGGCAGATAAAGCAAACGAAAAAGCAAATAACGAAAAATCAAAAGCCTTAGAATTGGCCGTTTCGACAATCGAAAAACAATTCGGCAAAGGTTCTATCATGCGCCTGGGTGCGAACGAGTCTTTGGTTAAAGACGTGGAAGCCATCAGCACAGGAGCATTGAGCTTAGACATCGCTTTGGGTATCGGCGGTCTTCCTAAAGGTCGTATCGTTGAAATCTATGGACCAGAGTCTTCTGGTAAAACAACTCTGTGCTTGTCTGTTATTGCTCAAGCTCAGAAAAAAGGCGGTGTGGTTGCATTCGTCGATGCGGAACATGCATTGGACATTAACTACGCTCGTAAATTAGGTGTGAACACCGAAGATCTTTTGATCTCTCAACCAGACACGGGTGAGCAAGCTCTTGAGATTACAGAAACGCTAGTTCGCTCTGGTGCGATCGACGTATTGGTTGTCGACTCCGTTGCCGCTCTAGTTCCTCGCGCAGAGATTGAAGGTGATATGGGTGATTCTCACGTCGGTCTTCAAGCTCGTTTGATGTCTCAAGCTTTGCGTAAATTGACGGCGGCGATCAACCGTTCAAACACCCTTGTTATCTTCATCAATCAAATCCGTATGAAAATTGGTGTGATGTTTGGGAACCCCGAGACAACTACGGGTGGTAACGCGCTTAAATTCTACTCTTCCGTTCGTTTGGATGTACGTCGTATCGGAGCCATTAAGAATGGTGAAGACGTAACTGGAAACCGCACGGCGGTGAAGGTTGTGAAAAATAAAATGGCCCCTCCGTTCACGAAGGTTGAATTTGATTTGATGTACGGTGAAGGTATTTCTGAAGAAGGTGATTTGCTGGATCTAGCAGTCACTGCGGGCATGGTTGATAAGTCGGGTGCTTGGTTCTCTATCAACGGAGAGCGCATGGGACAAGGTCGCGATGCTGCAAAAGTCTTCTTGAAAGAACATCCTGAATACATGACAGAGCTTCGTAAGAAGATTTTAGCGGCCAACGGTATCGGTAAACTTCTCGTTGATACAAATGGTAGCAACGGTGAAGACCATGAAGGGACTGAGCCAACAGCTGAAGAAGAAGCAGCTCCAAAAAAATCTAAAAAAGCGGCAAAGCAGCACTAGTCGTTTAGATTCTTGAGTTCGTTTTAAACCCCCCGCATGTAAATGTTGGGGGTTTTTTCTTTTCTGATGTTAGTCTTGGCTGGCGCATTAACATCAAGTAATAAATCGGCAGTTTTGTTGCGAAATCTGCGTCTTTTGCGTACCTTAATGTAGCGCAACAAGGTGGCTTGCTTTGAAGTTTATCCGCGAACGAAGAATATCCTTAATCGCCGCATTTATCAGTCTTGCCATGACCAGTACTGTGATGGTCGGGTGGATCTTAGATATTCCCCGCATGCGGTCTTTGTTTCCGGGGCTGCCGCAGATGATTCCTTTGACGGCGACGGTCGTCGTGTTGCTTTCTTCAAGTCTTCTTTTATTAAGCCTTGCTGCTGATCATCCTTCAAACCGCCGCAGTAAATTTGCCGCCAGTTTTTGTGGCCTTGTCGTATTGATAGGACTGTATTCATTCTCATTGCATCTAATCCCTTATTCTTCGGCGCTAGAGTTTAGCCTTTTTCGGGATAAGGTTTTATCCAGTGATGGCGTGATGTATTCCGGCAAGATGTCTGTTCAAACATCATTAGCTTCGGTGTTTCTGGGCTTGTCGCTTTTGTTTTTCCGTCTTCCGGGACGGCGAAAAGGTTTTTACCTTTTTGAAGGTTTTTTGGTAGCTGCGGCTTCATTGTGTTTTATCGCGATTATCACTTACATGCATGATGTGACCATGTCAGGACCTTCTAAGATGATTGGCATGTCACTGCCCACTTCGGTGTGTTTCTTTTTATTGTCTTTGGGAACGGTGTTTTTAAAAGTGGATGAAGGCTTGGTAAAAAACCTTCGTGGACGCGATGGGGCGGGGCTTTTTTTAAGGTTTTATATTCCGTTTAGTATTTTGTTTCCGCTATTTTCTAGTGTTTTTATTCACTGGGGGGAAGAAGCCGGTCATTATCCTCCGGTATTTTCTAAATCTCTATTCGTCGTTGTTATCATCTTCAGTTTGCTTATATTAGGGGCCTTCATGTCCATCGCTATTCGCAAATTGGAAATACAAAGAATGAGCATGGAAAAGGCGGAGTCACGAGCGGCTTTGCAAGAAAGTCAGGACAGTCTTAATCGCACTCAGGAAAGTCTGGAAATGGCGCTAGAAGCGTCGTCCATGGGAACTTGGGAGACTGATTTACAGACGGGTCGTCTGGTTTTTTCCGCGATGGCTAAATCTTTGATCCAGGTAAGTGAGGAAAGTGTCACTTCGGAAATATTTTTTTCACGCATTCATCCCGATGATCAAGAAGCTTGTCGAATCGCACGTGAAGATGCTTTGCAAAAGGGTGCGGATTTGAATGTGGACTTCCGCTACGTCTTTCCGGATGGGTCTATTCGCTGGTTCCGTTCGCAAGGACGAGCTAAACATGGGTTAGACGGCAAGGCCGTTCGTTTGACCGGCACTATTTTAGATATTACTTCTGAAAAAAATCATCAAGCGCAGCTAGAGGCGGCACTTAAAGAAGCTGAAAGTGCAAGCTCTTTAAAAAGTACGTTCTTAGCGAATATGTCCCATGAGATTCGCACGCCATTGGGGGCGATCTTAGGTTTTGCCGACGTATTAAATGATGCTGGTTTAACGGAAGAAGAACGCTCTAAGTACGCGCAAATCATTCGTCGCAATGGCGAAACCCTGTCGCACATCTTGAATGATATTTTGGACCTTTCCAAAGTCGAATCAGGTCACTTAAATGTCGAAAGAATCGGGTTTTCTTTAAGGTCCTTGGTGAATGAAGTGGTTTCGTTGTTGGAAGTTCGCGCGAAAGAAAAAGAATTACAGCTTCATGTTGATATCGATCCGAATTTGAAAGATCACATCACTTCTGATCCGCTTCGCTTAAAACAAATTTTAATGAACTTAGTCGGGAATGCGATCAAATTTACATCTCAAGGCAGTGTCACTATATCGGTCACCAGCGGAGCGGATGAAAGCATTCGTTTTGCGATCACGGATACCGGTGTGGGCATCGATAAAGAAAAACAAAGCAAACTGTTTCAGGCCTTTTCCCAAGCGGATAGTTCGATCACACGTCTTTTCGGTGGGACGGGTTTGGGGTTGGTTCTTTCTCAGAAACTGGCAGAACTTTTGGGTGGGGGCATTGAACTTACACGGTCTGAATTAAAAGTCGGCAGTACTTTCACACTGACGATTCACGAATTTAAAGGTGGCGTAACGAAAGCTTCAGATAAAACTAACATCCGAAAAACTGATGTGGTTGCGAACAATCCCTTGCAGGGTAAAATCGTTTTGTTGACGGAAGATTCTCCGGACATTCAAAAGCTTTTAACCCTGATCCTGCAAAAAG from Bdellovibrio bacteriovorus encodes:
- a CDS encoding response regulator, with product MKFIRERRISLIAAFISLAMTSTVMVGWILDIPRMRSLFPGLPQMIPLTATVVVLLSSSLLLLSLAADHPSNRRSKFAASFCGLVVLIGLYSFSLHLIPYSSALEFSLFRDKVLSSDGVMYSGKMSVQTSLASVFLGLSLLFFRLPGRRKGFYLFEGFLVAAASLCFIAIITYMHDVTMSGPSKMIGMSLPTSVCFFLLSLGTVFLKVDEGLVKNLRGRDGAGLFLRFYIPFSILFPLFSSVFIHWGEEAGHYPPVFSKSLFVVVIIFSLLILGAFMSIAIRKLEIQRMSMEKAESRAALQESQDSLNRTQESLEMALEASSMGTWETDLQTGRLVFSAMAKSLIQVSEESVTSEIFFSRIHPDDQEACRIAREDALQKGADLNVDFRYVFPDGSIRWFRSQGRAKHGLDGKAVRLTGTILDITSEKNHQAQLEAALKEAESASSLKSTFLANMSHEIRTPLGAILGFADVLNDAGLTEEERSKYAQIIRRNGETLSHILNDILDLSKVESGHLNVERIGFSLRSLVNEVVSLLEVRAKEKELQLHVDIDPNLKDHITSDPLRLKQILMNLVGNAIKFTSQGSVTISVTSGADESIRFAITDTGVGIDKEKQSKLFQAFSQADSSITRLFGGTGLGLVLSQKLAELLGGGIELTRSELKVGSTFTLTIHEFKGGVTKASDKTNIRKTDVVANNPLQGKIVLLTEDSPDIQKLLTLILQKEGAEVDLAINGVDCLQKYNKRSYDVILMDIQMPIMDGYTAARKLREEGFTRSIIALTAHAMSDEHQRCIQAGCDGYLSKPVQRQKLVDMILEYT
- a CDS encoding phosphatidylglycerophosphatase A family protein; its protein translation is MREFLKQLATLFGVGRIKKAPGTWGTLATIPLVIGLNHLGPFYYMSAVALLLVVGTLACHIYEQDHEGHDHKEIVIDEVLGFLITMVWLPMTWQAILIGFVLFRVLDIGKPLFIGYLDKKVQGGLGVMLDDVAAGLVASLIMQVLYTQTNWLGSQITVIHSGSVGVKSLSLFFAGLV
- the recA gene encoding recombinase RecA translates to MANATVADKANEKANNEKSKALELAVSTIEKQFGKGSIMRLGANESLVKDVEAISTGALSLDIALGIGGLPKGRIVEIYGPESSGKTTLCLSVIAQAQKKGGVVAFVDAEHALDINYARKLGVNTEDLLISQPDTGEQALEITETLVRSGAIDVLVVDSVAALVPRAEIEGDMGDSHVGLQARLMSQALRKLTAAINRSNTLVIFINQIRMKIGVMFGNPETTTGGNALKFYSSVRLDVRRIGAIKNGEDVTGNRTAVKVVKNKMAPPFTKVEFDLMYGEGISEEGDLLDLAVTAGMVDKSGAWFSINGERMGQGRDAAKVFLKEHPEYMTELRKKILAANGIGKLLVDTNGSNGEDHEGTEPTAEEEAAPKKSKKAAKQH
- a CDS encoding CinA family protein, translating into MTRDERLQDLIRLLRDRKLTVSFAESCTGGALSSFLTEQPGVSDIFLGSVVSYSNEAKMDLLGVRRDTLMQEGAVSESVARQMAHGVRRQLKTEWSVAITGIAGPSGGTATKPVGTVCIAITGPSFEDSRKELFSGNRKDIQMASVDYAVQWLCEVLDKK